From the Thermococcus guaymasensis DSM 11113 genome, one window contains:
- a CDS encoding 16S rRNA methyltransferase: MLHLAIADSELELVPKSIVEHPAVVNYARRRGKKPEEVILDSSYHHSALRKLEDGERRGRPDIVHICLLNALESIANKEGLLRVYVHTRNDEVIYVKPETRLPRNYNRFLGLMESLFKNRVVPKDLELLRIEEKTLNELVEEIGPDEVFVMHEGGEFMKPRDFGKVLVELENPLVIVGGFPHGDFRSQVKGKKVSLYREPLMAWTVVNEVLVNFEASLGL, translated from the coding sequence ATGCTCCACCTGGCAATAGCTGACTCCGAGCTTGAGCTTGTGCCAAAATCAATAGTGGAGCACCCCGCCGTTGTGAACTACGCGAGGAGGAGGGGCAAGAAGCCAGAGGAAGTGATACTTGACAGCAGTTACCACCACTCAGCTCTGAGGAAGCTCGAAGACGGCGAGAGGCGCGGGAGGCCGGACATAGTCCACATCTGCCTCCTCAACGCCCTCGAAAGCATAGCGAACAAGGAGGGCCTTCTGAGGGTATACGTTCACACGAGGAACGACGAGGTGATTTACGTGAAGCCCGAGACGAGGCTTCCAAGGAACTACAACCGCTTCTTAGGTTTAATGGAGAGCCTCTTCAAGAACCGGGTCGTTCCGAAGGATTTGGAGCTCCTCCGCATTGAGGAGAAAACGCTGAACGAGCTTGTGGAAGAAATTGGTCCGGATGAAGTCTTCGTGATGCACGAGGGAGGGGAGTTCATGAAGCCGAGGGACTTCGGGAAGGTATTGGTGGAGCTTGAGAATCCGCTCGTCATCGTTGGAGGCTTTCCACACGGGGACTTCAGGAGCCAGGTGAAGGGGAAGAAAGTCAGCCTCTACCGTGAGCCGTTGATGGCATGGACTGTTGTGAACGAGGTGCTGGTGAATTTTGAGGCCTCGTTGGGCCTCTG
- a CDS encoding saccharopine dehydrogenase family protein encodes MRVLVLGSGNVGRAIAWDLRDEFDVHIADLCEERLKAVSEFATPLKLDASRFDKLVEAMKGFELVVGALPGRFGYASVKAAIKAGVDMVDVSFMPENPLELREEAEKAQVTVIFDAGFAPGLSHILMGRIWNELDDMSEGYIYVGGLPKEPRPPLYYRITWSPKDLIEEYTRPARVIRGGEVTAVDPLSEIKTVEIEGFTFEAFLSDGLRSLLESVRVKRLEEWTLRWPGHLEKMKVLRELGFFKPEHLDKTLEVITPLMTYESPDFSIMKVVGIEPGRTISYTLLDEEREFTSMARVTGYTASAIARLVAEGSCIFGVIPPEILGMRIDTFKRILDDLAERGIKPRREENAPPGNS; translated from the coding sequence ATGAGAGTTCTTGTACTCGGTTCTGGAAACGTTGGAAGGGCGATAGCCTGGGACCTTAGAGACGAGTTCGACGTCCACATCGCAGACCTCTGCGAGGAGAGGCTGAAGGCAGTTTCTGAGTTCGCCACACCGCTCAAGCTCGACGCTTCCCGTTTTGATAAATTGGTAGAGGCCATGAAAGGATTTGAGCTCGTGGTCGGTGCCCTGCCCGGCCGCTTTGGATACGCATCGGTCAAGGCTGCGATAAAGGCCGGTGTTGACATGGTGGACGTCTCTTTTATGCCAGAGAACCCGTTAGAGCTCCGCGAGGAGGCGGAAAAGGCACAGGTTACCGTTATATTTGATGCCGGCTTCGCTCCCGGGCTGAGCCACATCCTGATGGGCAGAATCTGGAACGAGCTCGACGACATGAGCGAGGGCTACATCTACGTTGGGGGCCTCCCGAAGGAGCCGAGGCCGCCGCTCTACTACAGAATTACATGGTCACCTAAAGATTTAATTGAAGAGTACACCCGGCCGGCGAGGGTAATAAGGGGCGGAGAAGTCACGGCAGTAGACCCGCTCTCCGAAATTAAGACCGTTGAGATAGAGGGCTTCACCTTCGAGGCCTTCCTCAGCGACGGCCTGAGGAGCCTGCTTGAGAGCGTCAGAGTGAAGCGGCTTGAGGAGTGGACACTCCGGTGGCCGGGTCACCTTGAGAAGATGAAGGTTCTGAGGGAGCTTGGGTTCTTTAAGCCCGAGCACCTCGACAAGACCCTGGAAGTCATAACACCGCTCATGACCTATGAGAGCCCGGACTTCTCGATTATGAAGGTCGTTGGCATCGAGCCCGGAAGGACGATAAGCTACACCCTACTTGATGAGGAACGAGAGTTCACCTCGATGGCGCGTGTGACTGGTTACACGGCCTCTGCAATAGCCAGGCTCGTCGCCGAGGGGAGCTGTATCTTCGGCGTCATCCCGCCCGAGATTCTCGGCATGAGGATTGACACCTTTAAGAGAATCCTCGACGACCTCGCGGAGAGAGGAATAAAGCCAAGGAGGGAGGAAAATGCTCCACCTGGCAATAGCTGA
- the eif1A gene encoding translation initiation factor eIF-1A: MAYHRGSRGKGKKNHQEGEEIIRVPLPDRSKGQLFGVIEQALGAGWMDVRCEDGKVRRCRIPGKLKRRMWMRVGDVVIVQPWPVQTDERGDIVYRYTRTQVDWLLRKGKISQDFLTGGELLF, translated from the coding sequence ATGGCTTACCACAGGGGTAGCAGAGGCAAGGGTAAGAAAAACCATCAGGAAGGAGAGGAGATAATTCGCGTTCCCCTCCCGGACAGGAGTAAGGGGCAGCTCTTCGGTGTTATAGAGCAGGCCCTTGGAGCGGGCTGGATGGACGTCCGCTGTGAGGACGGAAAGGTCAGGAGATGCAGGATTCCTGGCAAGCTCAAGAGGAGGATGTGGATGCGCGTTGGCGACGTTGTCATAGTCCAGCCCTGGCCAGTTCAGACCGATGAGCGCGGTGACATAGTCTACCGCTACACGAGGACTCAGGTTGACTGGCTCCTCAGGAAGGGCAAGATAAGCCAGGACTTCCTCACCGGTGGCGAGCTGTTGTTCTGA
- a CDS encoding serine protein kinase RIO: MREEFLEREVEEILGLRERREKDSELYKIANEVFDRTTKETLAYLHRRGKIEELYGVISTGKEANVFAGVDAEGNKIAVKVYRTYTTEFRRIWEYLAADPRIGYLPKDMRKLVFVWTRREFKNLQRAIKYAVRVPEPVIFRNNVLVMEFVGDEAPAPRLKDVEKGLEKSDFEELYSYLIGVIERLWKRGDMVHGDLSEYNVLLWDGPVVIDWSQATVRRNRMSVELLKRDLRNVTNYFARKGVDVEDYEVKLRELIER, translated from the coding sequence ATGCGCGAGGAATTCCTTGAGAGGGAAGTAGAGGAGATACTCGGCCTCAGGGAGAGAAGGGAGAAGGACAGCGAGCTCTACAAGATAGCCAACGAGGTCTTTGACAGGACCACCAAGGAGACTCTAGCTTACCTCCACAGGCGCGGTAAAATAGAGGAGCTCTACGGCGTCATAAGCACGGGCAAGGAAGCAAACGTCTTCGCCGGTGTCGATGCTGAGGGCAATAAGATAGCGGTGAAGGTTTACAGAACCTACACAACTGAGTTCAGGCGCATCTGGGAGTACCTCGCGGCCGACCCGCGCATCGGCTACCTGCCGAAGGATATGCGGAAGCTCGTCTTCGTCTGGACGAGGCGGGAGTTCAAGAACCTCCAGAGGGCGATAAAGTACGCGGTTCGCGTTCCCGAGCCCGTAATCTTCCGCAACAACGTCCTCGTTATGGAGTTCGTTGGCGATGAAGCCCCAGCCCCCCGCCTGAAGGACGTTGAGAAGGGCCTTGAAAAGAGCGACTTCGAGGAGCTTTACAGCTACCTGATAGGTGTCATTGAGAGGCTCTGGAAGCGCGGTGACATGGTTCACGGCGATTTGAGCGAGTACAACGTCCTGCTCTGGGACGGGCCGGTGGTTATAGACTGGTCGCAGGCTACCGTGAGGAGAAACAGAATGAGCGTCGAGCTCCTAAAGCGCGATTTAAGGAACGTTACCAACTACTTCGCGAGGAAGGGTGTTGACGTTGAAGATTACGAGGTGAAACTCCGCGAGCTGATTGAGAGGTGA